GCGCGAGATCGCCGAGCGGCTTTTCGCCATCGCCTCGCACCCGGCCGCGTCCCCGGCCGAGAAGGTGGCCAAGCTCCTGCCCGCCGTTGAGGCCGAATGCGGCATCAAGCTCTCCAGCGAGCAGCACCTGGCCGTGTACCAAGCCTGCTCCAGCAAGTCCTTCATCATCACCGGCGGCCCCGGCACGGGCAAGACCACCATCACCAAGGCCGTGGTGAAGGTCCTGGATAAGCTCAATTACAAAGTGAAGCTGTGCGCTCCGACAGGGCGCGCGGCCAAGCGCATGAGCGAGGCCACGGGCTATCCTGCGTCCACGCTGCACAGGCTTCTGGGCTCGCAGCCCGGGGGCGGCTTCGCCCACAACGAGGAGCACAAGCTCAAGGCCGACGTGGTGCTGGTGGACGAGGCCAGCATGCTGGACGTGCAGCTTCTCTTGAGCCTCCTGCGCGCCCTGCCGCTCACCTGCCGGCTGATCCTGGTGGGGGACGTGAACCAGCTGCCGTCGGTGGGACCGGGCAACGTCCTGGGCGACCTGCTGGATTCCGGGGCGGTGGACCAGGCCCGTCTGACCCACATCTACCGCCAGGCCCTGGAATCCATGATCGTGGTCAACGCCCACCGCATCAACGAGGGCCAGTTCCCCCAGCAGTCCTTCAAGAAGCCTCCCGAGGCGGACTTCTTCTGGGTGGAGTGCGACGACCCGGCCCTGGTGCAGGAAAAGATCATCGACCTGGTGGCCACGCGCATCCCGCGCACCTACGGATACGATCCCCTGCGTGACATCCAGGTGCTTTCGCCCATGCACAAGGGCGAGGTGGGCACTCAGGCCCTGAACGAGCTGTTGCAGGACAGGCTCAATCCCTCGGGGCGGGAATTGGTCAGGGGAAAAAACCGCTTCCGCGTGGGCGATAGAGTCTTGCAGACGCGCAATAACTATGAAAAGGACGTCTTCAACGGCGACCTGGGTTGGATCGTCGAGGCCGACCCCCACGCGAGCGAGCTCACGGTGGATTTCGACGGCCGCCTCGTACCCTATGAGGCATCCGACCTGGACGAGCTGGCGCTGGCCTACGCCGTGAGCGTGCACAAATCGCAGGGAAGCGAATATCCCGTCGTCATCGTGCCCGTCGTCACGCAGCACTTCGTCATGCTCAAGCGCAACCTCATCTACACCGCCCTGACCCGGGCCAGGAAACTGGCCGTCATCATCGGCGGGAAAAAGGCCCTGGGCATCGGCCTTCATTCGGCCGGGACTTCAAAGAGATTCACGCACCTGCGCTACCGCCTGCAGGAATGCTTCAATCGTTAGCAGGATAAAACAAGCAGCAATGATCTTGAAAAAAACCGTCAGCCTGGTCTTGCGTACCGCCCTGGTCGGGGCGTGCCTGGTCTACGCCTTCTGGGGAGTGGACTTCGCGGAACTGGGAAAGGCCTTCGCCCGCTTCGACGCCACGGCCATCGCGATCACCACAGTGGTCTCCATACTCGGGTACGGGGCCATGGCGTTGCGCATGAATTTCCTCTCAGGATACACCTGCGGCAACGCGGTCGGGCTCAAGGCGTTTTTGTTGTCCATGGCCGTGAACAACGTCGTTCCGGCAAAGCTGGGCGAGCTGGCCAAGGCCTTCTACCTGCGCAAGGAGTGCGGCTATTCCCTGAGCCAGAGCATCAGCATGGTTTTCTGGGAACGCTTTTTCGACCTGAACGCCATCCTGGCCATGGGGTTGGTCGTGGCCTTCCACTTCAAGCTCAAGATGGCCTTTTTCCCGCTGGCGATCGGTGTGGGCAGCATCTGGGCCTGCCTGTTCTTCGTGCGCAAATGGCCCGAGAAGGCCGAGCGCATCATCGCCATCATACCCTTCGAGCGCTTGCGCGAATTCATCGTGGAAGTGAAACTCCAGCTGGTGCACGGGGTGACGCTGCGCTACCTGATCCTGCTCGGGGTCTACACGGCCCTGGTTTGGGCCCTGTACGCCGTGCCTACGTTCATGGTCATCTTCTGGGTGGCCGGGCTCAAGCTGACCATGGGCCAGACCC
The window above is part of the Fundidesulfovibrio terrae genome. Proteins encoded here:
- a CDS encoding lysylphosphatidylglycerol synthase transmembrane domain-containing protein, which produces MILKKTVSLVLRTALVGACLVYAFWGVDFAELGKAFARFDATAIAITTVVSILGYGAMALRMNFLSGYTCGNAVGLKAFLLSMAVNNVVPAKLGELAKAFYLRKECGYSLSQSISMVFWERFFDLNAILAMGLVVAFHFKLKMAFFPLAIGVGSIWACLFFVRKWPEKAERIIAIIPFERLREFIVEVKLQLVHGVTLRYLILLGVYTALVWALYAVPTFMVIFWVAGLKLTMGQTLAVFIISSLGMAMPSSPGAVGVFEAAVIFGLGLFKVDKELALAIGLLIHMMQYIPTTVTGLLVLARSGLSLKSIRHSEEAMEDA
- a CDS encoding ATP-dependent RecD-like DNA helicase; amino-acid sequence: MPAELTCEVHTVTFYSEATSYLVAKVAAKGEPGIVTIVGTMGQVTPGETLFLRGEWTTHAQYGRQFNVEYFEQRMPASLTGIKRYLESKQIKGVGPVLAAKLLGEFGDKVLEVMDEDPERLLKVKGITPKVLEKITASWNEQREVRGLMLFLQTHDVPTTFAQRIFKHYGGGAVQKLKENPYGLAYDIQGIGFKTADAMALKLGFAHDCPQRLEAAVVYGLFTQSDSGHLFYPRDELLEKVDAMLGGVGLHLLLEALESLMQQKRVRVESLPQQDVSHAVYLTHFYNWEREIAERLFAIASHPAASPAEKVAKLLPAVEAECGIKLSSEQHLAVYQACSSKSFIITGGPGTGKTTITKAVVKVLDKLNYKVKLCAPTGRAAKRMSEATGYPASTLHRLLGSQPGGGFAHNEEHKLKADVVLVDEASMLDVQLLLSLLRALPLTCRLILVGDVNQLPSVGPGNVLGDLLDSGAVDQARLTHIYRQALESMIVVNAHRINEGQFPQQSFKKPPEADFFWVECDDPALVQEKIIDLVATRIPRTYGYDPLRDIQVLSPMHKGEVGTQALNELLQDRLNPSGRELVRGKNRFRVGDRVLQTRNNYEKDVFNGDLGWIVEADPHASELTVDFDGRLVPYEASDLDELALAYAVSVHKSQGSEYPVVIVPVVTQHFVMLKRNLIYTALTRARKLAVIIGGKKALGIGLHSAGTSKRFTHLRYRLQECFNR